A region of Takifugu flavidus isolate HTHZ2018 chromosome 2, ASM371156v2, whole genome shotgun sequence DNA encodes the following proteins:
- the ahctf1 gene encoding protein ELYS isoform X1 yields the protein MRDLTAQVTSSLLPFPRVTIDALGEDEITLDSVLHGRFTVGRSGLAWLACGPHLEVVHALTGERLSAYCFSGGGENPPSVLAVRDFSWLKRSGLLVGLEEVEGSVLCLYDLGLSRVVKAVVIPGRITAIEPLVSYGGASTSTQHLHQSLRWFFGIAAVVTDLGHVLLVDLCLDDLSCSQSELEASDLQVVTKSPGEIPRLREVSTRQGRHLCLQLNGPSAGGVGVTAVQYIPRTNQLAVGFSDGYLQLWNLKTLKKEYHSQLEGGRVPVYAFTFQEPENDPRNCCYLWAIQSAQELEGDMVSLHLLQLAFSERKCSASGKILYEGLEYCEERYSQELSSSVFPLRAQATNTRLLSCQTIEKFRPHPDRDDSMNEVASPDTSVSVFSWQVKAYGQGTLSTYIGVFDINRWYHAQMPDSLRTGESLQNCPYLAVWSLDSVVQMVSSHVLLDVVVHDRSLSRGLPFTCPPPEQYFNPTTYNFDATCLLNSGMVHLTCSGYQKETLSFLKKAAPCSSDIISSSYSRCLMSGLLSSRLADTQASSLSQEEQLDAILSTAVETSSLGLITGCIKQWTAEEQPGSALNLRYILDWAWNKVIQTKEELDGICAPLFDSLSNFTDPQTMQLLQHSQRLLSNLSTIFHCLLNEAHELTQKGLVGLINKNMVSSLISKYAQVVLWFCRTGLLPEGSDYDTLQISRPFYTHSVISNYYTIRREELTRLAKGKLCADCLMIDGLVAQCGERLSSLWKRDDGGTGLYPPPTLHALLDIYLLDNIEDTAKHAIVIYLLLDVMYSFPNKEGASVESFPTAFAIPIGLVKLIQGLWLLDHNDHQSSFELLLHPAASQCQFEWQHERVLQALMCQGQHSLALRYFHITKPPISSTSQAKLSLSVLLQNRCLIEAWSLLRKHSNHLNMSELLGFLYESCQELGLIKELLKLPLGLGEQECLEKFLQGTGGLQNRELLMIHYLQQANYIPALQLNHTLKMNLVNERDPKLKERSSTRNSILDQYGKVLPRVQRKLAVERAKPYQHPYAVHREVSRPQPLSTITKRSTSEKVMSRAGFINNVLLKIEEVWLGKGATPQSSPAKSPQAAEVQSPKPSLALPVPFLGTPITMTSKRKSRLMDLVVQPSCQTTRSMLSPPRLPSSWMSPKSVSKAPELSLLQTPQVVKRARALAASGPVFTAFTPQSILRSSLRPTPVATPSASPGRSITPPLRSKESRITFIEEESPELEKSIRWTNGMAGDNEISLLARVSTPSKPTHTTWSLQAAEHQEGNKDDGDKEVEMPSVFMPPEGGVPSPQLQCFEEESLTVHKVSAAETQLDAAQPKLNLSLETSQMTVRSTDTTLEYFDAPLTEEQEGEEDGVTAVKDEEVVTINITVQAEKEEPEKSSPTSDEIPLITSEDVEKEEEEEAKEEETSEVLETGLEQETTSFPSEMMDEQDPDLSTKQDATLADQVNTSKNIQVCDQVTVNTDFRLEEEQVMAAEHDILSETAEATGVLQHLNSNEATEPTEEDELEQTGPSFNLTDFVQRHLFDSNLSPPLTRSGIHSASQTLASFNSSTQDESEEEEPVAAAAAPVFTGQNSAASVTSSDPTGTDSHSVVSLNDSDELSTSSSEEEEDDEEEEEAEDEEDSGSEVEIIEEVQGNGRLPPLQPSSVFEQPGLSHFLPSITEQQAAELSLMTPSTEIKMVEEEMEGNVVMVTLGAEGGVETLDEQGASYMELKPSATLLVPMELMEGHENLVGCSQLHQVAVQDGPTCESQSSLSLMLDVEDEFKEAEMPPLNDGLVLSMPPTLSPAVEDGDEPVAKSEVILLSPEAQDAPVLGEECELEQREEADVADVEDAPADLVSVQILSTDSNHEPEDIKTTLDEEVTEDKEPAGLLMSEESPQQELPEDMVESVAGDEERGLDDEKPETEALHNEPQKNGPVDIHKDIPSISEEGSAAVEKDDHETFEIEGDSEDIKTDTEKNTFVGRQEEAVSDEQVVEEPVEEAPVSPNKKSIPSTPTRRTRRGKSVIFISPLTEKKEEPEEEEDKKLAESQSAVVPPSPRRTPRKSKQNKEPAATPRRSTRRAQQEPPEEEKPVDAIEQDAAAFSNLSSPGRRRVSQRTSSTRSNQSGNQESSDTELGVREDDVAGSRASRRSSSKTPTPSKRRTTQSSTPRRSSRRVLGSTDLVSIPLEIVKEETEQDEVFASPVKHTSKKSKAGAAEVQPVVVEEEERKVPASSPGRTTRRSSRNSATVYSQSTKKAKRETVNEAGKEDEIVQEPKSNRSSLQPRRGKLWDHPEEALPILTTPLEVDSETPVADALIKRLQDEEGLIKTKGSTKPSEQISSVLPVKEGPDPEDDDTSPGEHSFIYSPSRRSRAKKMVSSELGESAAPVTRSRRRVALDASVIPHEETASEEDQVEVDKAAGDSKTRKPSKRTVKSRTIVEPLPLAEVDLISPLPSPADPVPRVQKRAKGEAPATSTMNLRRKRIMEAVFTKPVTRRKKL from the exons ATGCGTGACCTGACTGCTCAAGTCACAAGCAGCCTGCTGCCTTTCCCACGAGTGACTATTGATGCTCTTGGGGAGGATGAGATCACCCTTGACTCTGTGCTGCACGGGAGGTTTACTGTTG GACGCAGTGGCCTCGCCTGGCTGGCCTGTGGTCCCCATCTGGAGGTGGTCCATGCGTTGACAGGAGAGCGTCTGTCTGCATACTGCTTCAGTGGTGGAGGCGAAAACCCACCATCTGTCCTGGCCGTCAGGGATTTCAGCTGGCTCAAACGGTCGGGGCTGCTGGTCGGtttggaggaagtggagggcaGTGTCCTGTGTCTTTATGACCTGGGGCTGTCACGGGTGGTCAAAGCTGTGGTTATACCAGGCAGG ATTACAGCAATTGAGCCATTAGTGAGTTATGGTGGAGCGAGCACGTCAACACAGCACCTTCATCAGAGTCTGCGGTGGTTTTTTGGCATCGCTGCAGTGGTAACAGATCTTGGCCATGTTTTGCTTGTGGATCTCTGTCTGGACGACTTGTCCTGTAGCCAGAGTGAACTAGAGGCCTCAG aCCTGCAGGTAGTCACCAAATCTCCTGGAGAGATCCCCAGACTCAGAGAGGTCAGCACCAGACAGGGCAGACATCTTTGCCTTCAGCTGAATGGTCCCAGTGCAGGTGGAGTTGGAGTCACAGCAGTGCAGTACATCCCCAGAACTAATCAGCTGGCTGTGGGATTTTCTGATGGGTACCTGCAGCTGTGGAACCTGAAGACTCTAAAGAAGGA GTATCACTCTCAGTTGGAAGGTGGCAGAGTACCCGTGTATGCCTTCACCTTCCAGGAGCCAGAAAACGATCCCAGGAACTGTTGCTACCTCTGGGCGATCCAGTCTGCTCAAGAACT GGAAGGAGATATGGTCAGCCTGCACCTGCTTCAACTGGCCTTTAGTGAAAGGAAGTGTTCTGCATCAGGAAAGATCCTCTATGAG GGCCTGGAATACTGCGAGGAACGTTACAGTCAGGAGTTGAGCAGTTCAGTTTTCCCTCTCAGGGCTCAGGCAACCAACACCCGTCTGCTCAGCTGCCAGACAATTGAGAAGTTCAGACCTCATCCTGACAGAGACGACAGCATGAATGAAG TTGCATCTCCAGACACCAGcgtgtctgttttcagctggcAGGTGAAGGCCTACGGTCAAGGAACTCTGTCTACTTATATCGGAGTCTTTGACATCAACCGGTGGTACCATGCACAAATGCCAGATTCTTTAAG AACGGGCGAGTCTCTGcaaaactgtccatacctggcAGTTTGGTCTCTGGATTCTGTGGTGCAGATGGTGTCCTCTCATGTCCTCCTGGATGTGGTGGTGCATGACCGCAGCCTCAGCAGGGGACTGCCATTCACCTGCCCCCCTCCAGAGCAGTACTTTAACCCTACCACGTATAACTTCG ATGCTACCTGTTTGCTTAATTCTGGAATGGTGCACTTGACCTGCTCTGGGTATCAGAAAGAG ACCCTGAGCTTTTTGAAGAAAGCTGCTCCCTGTTCTAGTGACATTATTTCCAGCAGCTACTCCCGTTGCCTCATGTCCGGCTTGCTCTCATCGCGGCTCGCTGACACTCAGGCCTCCAGCCTTTCTCAG gaggagcagctggatgcCATCCTGTCCACAGCAGTGGAGACCAGCTCTCTGGGACtgatcacaggctgcatcaaGCAGTGGACAGCAGAAG AGCAACCAGGCTCTGCTCTGAACCTGCGTTACATACTGGACTGGGCCTGGAATAAAGTCATCCAGACAAAAGAGGAATTGGATGGCAtat GTGCACCTCTGTTTGACAGCTTATCAAACTTCACCGACCCACAGACGATGCAGCTGCTTCAGCACAGCCAGAGGCTGCTGTCTAATCTCAGCaccatcttccactgtctgctCAATGAAGCCCACGAGCTCACACAGAAAG GCCTGGTGGGTCTGATAAATAAGAACATGGTGTCCAGTTTGATTTCCAAGTATGCTCAGGTAGTGCTGTGGTTCTGCCGCACCGGTCTACTTCCTGAAGGATCAG ACTATGACACTCTCCAGATCTCCAGACCATTCTACACACACTCGGTCATCAGCAACTATTATACTATACGCAGAGAGGAGCTTACCAGACTGGCCAA GGGAAAGTTGTGTGCAGACTGTCTGATGATAGACGGTCTGGTCGCTCAGTGTGGTGAACGCTTGTCCAGCTTGTGGAaaagggatgatggagggacagGGCTGTACCCTCCACCCACACTGCAT GCACTGCTGGATATTTATCTACTGGATAACATTGAGGACACTGCCAAACATGCAATT GTGATTTACCTGTTGCTAGATGTTATGTATTCCTTTCCCAATAAGGAAGGAGCATCAGTGGAGTCTTTTCCCACAGCTTTTGCCATCCCTATTGGACTGGTGAAACTGATACAGGGTCTCTGGCTGCTGGACCACAATGACCATCAG AGTTCATTCGAGCTGCTCCTACACCCGGCTGCCTCTCAGTGTCAGTTTGAGTGGCAGCATGAACGAGTGCTGCAGGCGCTGATGTGCCAAGGCCAGCACTCGTTGGCCCTTCGCTACTTTCACATTACGAAGCCCCCCATTTCCTCCACATCTCAGGCCAAGCTCTCGTTGTCTGTACTGCTACAAAACAG GTGTCTCATAGAAGCATGGTCTTTACTCCGGAAGCACTCTAATCACCTCAACATGAGTGAGCTGCTGGGTTTTTTGTATGAGAGCTGTCAAGAGCTCGGCCTCATCAAGGAGCTGCTCAAACTGCCCCTAGGACTCGGTGAACAG GAATGCTTGGAGAAGTTTCTCCAGGGCACAGGTGGTCTTCAGAACAGAGAACTACTCATGATTCATTACCTTCAGCAGGCTAACTACATCCCAGCCCTGCAGCTCAACCATACCCTTAAAATGAACCTGGTG AATGAAAGGGACCCAAAGCTGAAAGAACGATCCAGCACAAGAAATTCAATATTGGACCAATACGGCAAAGTTTTGCCCAGAGTTCAGAGAAAATTGGCAGTTGAAAGAGCTAAACCTTACCAGCATCCATATGCTGTCCACAGAGAAG TTTCCAGACCACAGCCACTGTCTACCATCACCAAACGCTCTACTAGTGAGAAGGTGATGTCAAGAGCTGGTTTCATCAACAATGTTTTGCTCAAGATTGAGGAAGTCTGGTTAGGCAAGGGAGCTACGCCACAATCTTCTCCAGCAAAGAG CCCTCAAGCAGCTGAAGTTCAGAGCCCCAAACCCTCATTGGCTCTTCCTGTCCCTTTCCTGGGCACCCCCATTACCATGACCTCAAAAAGAAAGTCAAG GCTGATGGATCTGGTGGTTCaaccctcctgtcagaccactcgTTCTATGCTCAGTCCTCCCAGATTACCCAGCTCCTGGATGTCTCCCAAGAGTGTCAGCAAAGCCCCTGAACTTAGCTTGCTACAAACCCCACAGGTGGTCAAA cgGGCCCGGGCCTTGGCAGCTTCTGGCCCCGTGTTTACAGCATTCACACCACAGTCCATCCTGCGCAGCAGCCTGAGGCCCACACCCGTGGCCACTCCATCTGCTTCTCCAGGACGCTCCATCACTCCTCCACTGCGCAGCAAAGAGAGCCGGATCACTTTCATTGAAGAAGAATCTCCTGAATTGGAGAAAAGCATCAGATGGACTAACGGG ATGGCAGGTGACAACGAAATTAGCTTGCTGGCCAGAGTTTCCACACCCTCCAAGCCAACACACACGACCTGGTCTTTACAGGCTGCTGAGCACCAGGAAGGAAACAAAGATGATGGAGACAAGGAAGTGGAAATGCCCAGCGTGTTCATGCCTCCAGAGGGCGGTGTTCCCTCCCCACAGCTTCAGTGCTTTGAGGAAGAGTCACTTACCGTCCACAAAGTCAGCGCAGCAGAAACACAGTTGGATGCAGCACAACCGAAGCTTAACCTAAGCCTCGAAACCAGCCAGATGACTGTCCGGTCAACAGACACCACTCTGGAGTACTTTGATGCACCTCTCacagaagagcaggaaggagaggaagatggtgtgactgcagtgaaagacGAGGAGGTCGTTACAATAAACATTACTGTCcaagcagagaaggaggaacCAGAGAAGTCTTCGCCAACATCTGATGAAATTCCTCTCATAACATCAGAAGATgtagagaaagaagaggaggaggaggcaaaggaagaggaaacatcTGAGGTGTTAGAAACTGGTCTTGAGCAGGAAACCACATCATTTCCCTCTGAAATGATGGATGAACAGGATCCCGATTTAAGTACAAAACAAGATGCTACACTTGCTGACCAAGTCAACACTTCCAAGAATATTCAAG TTTGTGACCAGGTAACTGTGAACACAGACTTCAGATTAGAGGAGGAACAAGTGATGGCTGCTGAACACGACATCCTGTCAGAAACTGCTGAAGCCACCGGGGTCCTACAACATCTGAATTCCAATGAAGCCACTGAACCCACCGAAGAAGACGAGCTTGAGCAAACGGGTCCGTCTTTCA ATCTGACAGACTTTGTGCAGAGACATCTGTTTGACAGCAACCTGTCACCTCCGCTGACCCGCTCAGGAATCCACAGTGCATCACAAACCCTGGCATCCTTCAACAG TTCCACACAGGAcgagagtgaagaggaggagccagtggctgctgcagctgccccaGTCTTCACCGGCCAAaactctgctgcttctgtcacGTCCTCTGATCCAACCGGCACAGATTCCCACT CTGTTGTCAGTTTAAACGATAGCGATGAGCTTTCAACTTCCagttctgaggaggaggaagatgatgaggaggaggaggaagctgaggacGAGGAGGATTCTGGTAGTGAGGTGGAGATCATTGAAGAGGTCCAGGGTAACGGGAGGCTTCCACCCCTTCAGCCCTCTTCAGTCTTTGAGCAACCAGGACTCTCACACTTCCTGCCGAGTATTACggaacagcaggcagcagagttATCTTTGATGACCCCCAGCACAGAAATTAAG ATGGTAGAAGAAGAAATGGAGGGTaatgttgtcatggtgacactTGGAGCAGAAGGAGGGGTGGAGACTTTAGATGAGCAAGGAGCATCATACATGGAACTCAAACCTTCTGCCACTCTCCTGGTACCCATGGAGCTCATGGAGGGCCATGAGAATCTGGTAGGCTGCTCTCAGCTTCACCAGGTCGCTGTTCAAGACGGTCCAACATGCGAAAGTCAGAGTAGCCTCTCTCTGATGCTGGATGTGGAAGATGAgtttaaagaagcagaaatgccACCTCTGAATGATGGTCTAGTACTGTCCATGCCTCCCACCTTGTCTCCAGCAGTGGAGGACGGTGATGAACCAGTAGCCAAATCGGAGGTTATACTTTTAAGCCCAGAAGCTCAGGATGCTCCAGTACTGGGAGAAGAGTGTGAGCTGGAACAGAGGGAAGAAGCGGATGTCGCTGATGTAGAAGACGCACCTGCTGATTTAGTGAGTGTGCAGATTCTAAGCACTGATTCTAATCACGAACCAGAGGATATAAAAACAACGCTGGATGAAGAAGTGACAGAAGACAAGGAACCTGCAGGTCTTCTGATGTCCGAGGAGAGTCCACAACAGGAGCTTCCAGAAGACATGGTTGAGTCTGTGgctggagatgaggagagaggactTGATGATGAAAAACCAGAAACTGAAGCCCTTCACAATGAGCCTCAAAAGAACGGCCCTGTTGATATCCACAAAGACATCCCTTCCATCAGTGAGGAGGGatctgctgctgtggagaaggACGATCATGAAACATTTGAGATAGAAGGGGACAGCGAAGACATTAAAACTGatacagaaaaaaatacatttgtgggAAGACAAGAAGAAGCTGTCTCAGATGAGCAGGTTGTGGAGGAGCCTGTGGAAGAGGCACCAGTTTCTCCCAACAAAAAGTCAATTCCTTCAACTCCAACACGGAGaacaagaagaggaaagagTGTCATTTTTATCTCTCCCCTTACCGAGAAAAAAgaagagccagaggaggaggaggataagaAATTAGCGGAGTCTCAAAGCGCTGTGGTTCCtccctcacctcgacgcacaccCAGAAAAAGTAAGCAGAACAAAGAACCAGCTGCAACACCTCGGAGAAGCACTCGCAGAGCTCAGCAGGAGCCTCCCGAAGAAGAAAAACCGGTGGACGCCATAGAACAGGATGCTGCCGCTTTCTCAAACTTGTCTTCTCCGGGCAGACGTCGGGTTTCACAGAGGACCAGTTCTACAAGATCCAACCAGAGTGGAAATCAAGAGTCCTCAGACACTGAGCTTGGAGTCAGGGAGGATGATGTTGCTGGTTCAAGGGCTTCCCGAAGATCAAGCTCCAAAACTCCCACACCGTCCAAACGCAGGACCACACAGAGTAGCACTCCAaggaggtccagcaggaggGTACTGGGCAGCACAGATTTGGTGTCGATTCCATTGGAGATCGTGAAAGAAGAGACTGAGCAGGATGAGGTGTTCGCATCTCCTGTTAAACACACCTCCAAGAAATCAAAGGCTGGAGCGGCAGAGGTTCAGCCGGTcgtggtggaggaagaggagaggaaagtgcCAGCATCCAGCCCGGGCAGGACGACTAGACGGTCCAGCAGGAACAGTGCAACTGTTTATTCTCAG AGCACCAAGAAGGCGAAAAGAGAGACTGTTAATGAAGCCGGTAAAGAAGATGAAATTGTGCAGGAGCCTAAATCAAACCGAAGCTCCCTCCAGCCGAGAAGAGGCAAACTCTGGGATCACCCTGAGGAAGCGCTTCCCATACTGACAACCCCGTTGGAGGTGGACTCTGAAACCCCCGTCGCTGACGCCCTGATCAAACGGCTTCAGGATGAAGAAG GACTGATAAAAACCAAAGGGAGTACAAAGCCCTCAGAACAGATCTCCTCTGTACTTCCTGTGAAAGAAGGCCCAGATCCTGAGGATGATGACACAAGTCCAGGCGAGCATTCCTTCATCTACTCCCCTTCACGTAGGAGTAGAG ctaAAAAAATGGTGTCTTCTGAGCTGGGGGAGTCCGCTGCTCCTGTCACTCGCAGCAGAAGAAGAGTCGCCCTTGACGCCTCCGTTATTCCTCAT gaagAAACTGCTTCAGAGGAAGATCAAGTTGAAGTGGATAAAGCAGCAGGTGATTCCAAAACCAGGAAACCGAGCAAACGAACAGTGAA ATCCAGAACAATTGTAGAGCCACTCCCGTTAGCTGAAGTGGACCTGATCTCACCTCTGCCCAGCCCAGCTGATCCAGTCCCGCGAGTACAGAAACGAGCTAAAGGAGAAGCCCCGGCGACCTCCACCATGAACCTCCGACGTAAACGCATAATGGAGGCAGTTTTCACCAAACCTGTTACACGTAGGAAGAAACTTTAA